In one window of Chloroflexota bacterium DNA:
- a CDS encoding 30S ribosomal protein S12 — protein MPTINQLVRKGRKPKKTKSKAPALQYIYNSMKQRRLRMPKGAPQKRGVCTVVRTMTPKKPNSALRKIARVRLTNGIEVTAYIPGEGHNLQEHSVVLVRGGRVKDLPGVRYHIVRGTLDATGVENRRRARSKYGTRKPKS, from the coding sequence GTGCCAACAATCAATCAACTCGTTCGCAAAGGTCGCAAGCCGAAGAAGACCAAGAGCAAGGCGCCTGCTTTGCAGTACATCTATAACTCGATGAAGCAGCGCCGCCTGCGGATGCCGAAGGGCGCGCCGCAGAAGCGCGGGGTGTGCACGGTGGTGCGTACCATGACCCCGAAAAAGCCGAACTCGGCGCTCCGTAAAATTGCCCGTGTGCGCCTGACCAACGGGATCGAGGTCACGGCCTACATTCCGGGCGAAGGCCACAACCTGCAGGAGCACTCGGTGGTGTTGGTGCGCGGTGGGCGTGTGAAAGACCTTCCGGGTGTGCGCTACCACATCGTGCGCGGCACCCTCGACGCGACTGGCGTCGAAAATCGCCGCCGGGCGCGTTCCAAGTACGGTACCCGCAAGCCGAAATCGTAA
- a CDS encoding 30S ribosomal protein S7, whose amino-acid sequence MPRRYRPERRLVPPDPKYGSVKVQSFINRVMRGGKKSVAARQVYKAFEIIEEKTGKPGLEVFEQALKNASPIMEVRPRRVGGATYQVPMEVPPRRQFALACRWILAAARARSGKSFAEKLAAELMDAANNQGSAVRKREETHRMAEANRAFSHFRV is encoded by the coding sequence ATGCCACGACGATACCGACCTGAGCGGCGGCTGGTCCCGCCCGACCCCAAATACGGCAGTGTGAAAGTGCAGTCCTTCATCAACCGCGTGATGCGCGGTGGGAAGAAGAGCGTGGCTGCGCGCCAGGTGTACAAGGCTTTTGAAATTATCGAAGAGAAGACCGGCAAGCCCGGCCTTGAGGTTTTCGAGCAGGCGCTGAAAAACGCCTCGCCCATCATGGAAGTGCGTCCCCGCCGTGTGGGCGGCGCGACGTACCAGGTGCCGATGGAAGTGCCGCCTCGCCGCCAGTTCGCACTGGCCTGCCGCTGGATTTTGGCCGCGGCCCGGGCGCGTTCCGGCAAGTCGTTTGCCGAAAAACTGGCTGCCGAATTGATGGACGCTGCCAACAACCAGGGCTCTGCTGTGCGCAAACGCGAGGAGACCCATCGCATGGCCGAGGCCAACCGCGCTTTCTCCCATTTCCGCGTTTGA